One Echeneis naucrates chromosome 16, fEcheNa1.1, whole genome shotgun sequence genomic window, CTATACTGTGCACAGAAATGACAGCAAGCATTGCGCTGCAATAAATACTGCAGCATGGATACGTGCATCCCTGGCCCTCACCTGAAGATGGCTCTGTTGAGGTAGTCTGCGTGTGTGCGGTGAATGGCGTCCAGGTCGCTGGCAGCAGCCAGTTTGGCTGTGAACTCGCTCCAGGACACTTGCAGGATCTGGTTTGCGATGTACCCCTGTATCACCTTGACAAAATGCTGCATCTCGTGCCTGTAGAGCTGCAGCTGACGAAACTGCACTGAGCGGCCTGCACCCTTCACAAGCGctgggagaaaaacaaaatcaagtcGTGATCAATTCCCAAAATGTCGGTGAGAAATCATTATGCCATTACTGACTCATAAATGTTAAGAATTACTGTTTATGTATGTTATATGATTGATTATATGATCTCTGGACTCTGTTTTAGAGTTTCAGCCCAAAATCAGTACACTCAaattagttcattcattcatcttctactgctgcttatccgtttccgtgTCacggaggtgctggagccaatcccagctcacactgggtgagggcggggtcaccctggacaggtcaccaatccatcacagggccaacacacagagacagacagagaccaacaaccactcagacctacagaaaaCAGAGTACCTggtggaaacccacacagacacaaggagaacatgcaaactctgcacagaaaggccctaggcTGGTAagtgaacccatgaccttcttgttgtggggaaactgcacgaaccactatgctgccatgttgCCCCCTTGAATTAGTAATGAAAGTAATTGATAGCTGAAACTGTTTCTGAAACGACCTTTGGTTAATTGTTGTTTAACAAAGTTAAGTCTTAGAGTGCAGTTGGGTTAGTTCTGCTCATggtcaaaatgtattttcagttATTAAGCAATCATCCCCATTTGCCCAGTGGGGTCAGTGGTGTAAATAATATAGTCCTTGAAGTTTACAACCCTCAAATAGCTTAGTACTTACTCTTCTTCATCATTAGGATATCCATTCAAGTTGTCTCTGCACAGGCCTGTGCTGATCAATACTGCATAACCCATTGAAGCACACAGTTCTACAATAATCCCACTGGTATAAGATgtgctttaaataaataacagagaATTGCAACATCACCtctataaatatttcataaccACGAAGCGCAAGAGGAAAAATCTTGCCCCTTTCTTGTCAGAGAGATGAGGCGGAGTCCGAGCTGAGCCCATATAAGTCGCTCTCATCTTCTCACCTGTTCTTTTGAGGTGGAACCAGACATCGCGGAGGCTCCACACCATGTGTTTAAGCTGCAGCAGGAACGAAAACAGACGGTTGTACTTGTTCATGCAGCTGTCCGTGATGATGATGTTCAATGGCCAGTCCACCTGGGAGAGATACACCGAggtgaaagtaaaataataataatggggaaaaaagcatGTGAAGGTGTGAGAGCAACAACACGAAGGGAGCGTGACAGATGAGGCAAGGGGTGGTGTGAATGCACAGACGTTGATAAAGGTGGTGAGAATATTGCGGAGGGAAGTCAAGAGTGGTGAGAGATGGGGGTAGAAGTGAACAGGAATGTGGAGAAGGTGTTTGGTGAGTGAAGGAACAATGCTAAACACATGAGGCGAGAGGCGGGAAAAGGGAAAGAGGCAGGAGATGGAGCAGTCAGTCAGAAAAGAGGAACAGCCATGAGAGAGATGGAAGGTGACAAAACACAGGCCGCAACAAAGAGCAGAGGACAATATGTGCATCATTAGTCACTGTGCATGTCATCGAAAAGTCCCAACTCCAATCAATCTACCAGGTTCAACCATTTAAGTGCAGGATAAGCTAATTTTCTGTACCCAGAGCAGTTTGTCAAAACATGACAGGTTGTCACATTCAGGACCCCACTCATGCTGAGACAAGCACACTCGTGCACACTCTTTTTActcattcacaataaaacacGCCGCCTGACCTTGTAGCGTAGCTCCAGACAGTTGAGGGAGTCGGGGGCGTGTGGGTGAAAGGTTTCGGGGAGAAAGCGAAGGGCGAAGGTGAAGTTCCCGGCCAAAGGGGTGTCCCCGTGTAAGCTGTACTGCAGGGCTTTACTGAGGATGGAGTTTAGGACCAATGGTGTCAGCAGCTCACCGGGCGTCTGTCCACAGCCCATCTGGGTGGAGGAGAAATCCAATAAAGGTTGAACAAGCATAACTGCACACAGAACCTACACCTGTCTTTCAAATGCGCCATCAAGGACTAAAATTTGGCAGGTTTTCgttccaaacaaacacagcaggaagtCGATGGCGTTGATTAGTTCCCCTTCCAGCTGACTCTTGTGCTAATCAGTGaaatcagctgctgcagtcttTGGTTGGAACAAAAACCTTCTGTTCCAACAGCCTCGTGAGACAGATTTACACAAATGTTTGTGCAGAACAGCACCAAGGTGGGAGCAAAAGTTCGACTTGTTATTTCACACCAGGAAGCTCGGGCTTGACATAACTGAAAATCTGGCAGTGATACATCGCATGCTGAAAAACAGGCACTGGGAAAAATCCGATATAAAATGCTAACAAGTTGAAGCTGAAATCTTGTACTGGAGTTTTTGGTCATTTGTAACAATACAATAGGTTGTATACACTAGTTAGCAGTTGCTTATTTACACATCAAGCGGATATGAAGCAACAATAACATTTGTTGGAGTCTATTTGTGTCACCCTGAGTTTTCGTTTCCACCAAAACGCAACTGCTGAGGAAATATCTCGCCTTTTACTTGCCCATCTGGTGTTTGGTTCTGGGCAAGTAGTGTACAGTGGGGTTACTTTAGAGCTTTGCTGCTGACAAAAGCAGCGAGACTAAACCAAAATAGTAAAGTTGCAGgtggcaaaacaaaaaccatgagACGAAACACAACAAAGTGAAATGCATAGGAGGAGCACAAAGTTCACACAGGATCTAGCAATCATATCTTTTAGGCAATTTCCAGAAAAATGAGGAGAATTGTAAAGCTTCCCCTAGAGAACTGCCCCCCAAGTCCAGGACACACAATTCTGAATCATGGCTTAGTTCGTTTACTCAGATATTACTACACAATCTAAAGCACCATGCTGGAGGGCTGCCTGTGCTTATCTTCTGGATACAAGTAGACAGCACTGACTGCATGCAGTACTGATCGcccagagagcagaaaaagtagaaaatattttgtttttggagggCAAAGAAGACCAATTGACCTTGTTCAAAGACATCCTTTCTTGTCCTCACTTAGAATgcaacaaaccaaagaaaaatatgaaatatgtaaCCCTCTACTGAATATGCGCCAGTGACATCCGCCTTTCGGAAAGAACATCACCTTTTCAAAGAGCAGATCGCTGAGGGACTGTGCAAACTCGCCATCCTCCATCAGCAGGAAGTGGCGCAGTGCCTCAAAGTGACTTTCCACTCCCAACTCCACAAAGAAGTAGTCCACCACTGCTTTGTTCACCAAAGATACACTGGGGATGAAAGGTGGAGTAGAAAATGACCAGataagaaatgaaacatttcaacacaaGAGTCAGGAGTTAAAATGATGCTGACTCGCAATTTTAATCCAGGTTGTGGGATAGATAGACATCAGGTCTGAAGAAAGCTCACTTTTTTGatgatttgtttcatttcattactTTCAACTATTCCTGAGAAATGTGCAGGTCTATAAAAGTGGGATTTAGGGAATGCTCCTTTTCACTGAAAAGTCAGCAAGgggctgataaaaaaaaaaaaaaaggagagaaaaaaaaaaacgctgaaAACTCTGCAGTGTCATCTAAGCATGggataaaaatgtgttattaaaaatgctaaatatacTGCACCCTCTCCATGTGCTGAAAGGGATGAGAAAGCCATTTCTTTACACACAAAAGCTAAAGTGCCTGGTGTGCAGAAACATTGTAGTTGAAGACTGACAAGCTTGTCTGGATTTCTGATGgaatttcaaatggaaaaaggatCCTACAACGATGGGATGTAATAAGAATTTGAATTATTCCTGCAGTGCAGAATATGCATTTAGCTACCCTTTAAGTGGCCTGAAGTCGcaccaaaataacaaaagatcagagaggggaaaaaaaaaaaacctcatacCTGCACTTTTCTTTAAAAGTTTGGATAAAGCAAGCACACTTCTCTCTCAGAGAACTCCAAACTCATACTTGCAAACAACCCTTTTACATGGCATGTGCCTTTATTCTGCTGTATAAAAAGGTCTGAAGATGAAGTGAGGGCTGGAAGGGGGTCAGTGTTGTTCTTTTGTTAAGCAGGCAGCGGGCAGTTAACCACAGAGTCAGATTGCTGTCCATCTCTTTTGATTCTGACAGGGAGGTACAGACACCAACACTGCCGTGTTACACATCATGTCTCAGAATCTGGAATGATGGTATGCTTTCTAAAAATTTACACTGGGACAGCAACACAATGACTTTGTCTCCTTCACTCCAAACGACCAGAGCCGGCATGCTAATGGAGGCAACTAACTTAGAGATGGCCTTCTTTCAGACACTTACTGTGTGATGAGCGGGGTAGTGACAGAGTGTTTTATCAGAACTGGCAGGGAAACCATCTCACTGAGTTGGACTGCAGTGGTGTCTGTAGCTCTGCGAAGTGTGGGGTCCATCGGAAGGCCCCAGGGACCCCGAGTTACTTGTTTCAGCAGCTGACACTCAGGGGATGAAGCtatgggagagagagatgacaggTACGCTGCTGAATAAACATCACCATCAGAAGTGCAGAAAACTAAGTTGGTGTCAATGCcgcaaaggagagaaaaaaaaaaaaggagtcatataaaaaagagaaagttttaaataaatattatccAAGTAATATTTTTGCCTAAATGGATGATTACAAATAAATCATATAATATTCGGGTGAACAtgataaataacaataatatattGATTAGTTTaatgaaacagagaaacagctgaaataaGTATTGGATAAATATTCTCTTTTAAAATTACCCTGTCCCTTTTTTCAAATGTTGATAATCTCTGGGTTTCTTAGACCTGGTCACATTTAACTGAATGTTGTCAGGTTCATGACTGCAGGTCAGACTTTGGGATCtgtaatacatatttaaaaaaaaaaaaataaaaattatgaacctaaataaataaataaataaataaagaacaaTAATTTGATCATGAAAATAACTGGCTTGGCGCCAACAAAAACCGACAAGCCTGAATCACCACTTTTCTGACACAATGAGTAAAAATGCAACCAAAAGGCTCGGAAATGGCATAGAATTTACTGTAAACGGTTACTTTGTCCAGCTCCTCTCTATATTTAGAGTGACGCTCGCTGAATAATTAGGGCTCTTGACTTTGATCAGTGATCTGGAAGACGCATTCAAGAGCGCAGATTCTGATTGATTTCATGGATGCCCTGGAAGCTGGCATGAATAATAGCAGCGTGACTGAACCACAAATGCAGAGTGAAAAAGGCAGGATATCACTTCAGGCAGCCACGATGCATCCCACTCAAGCATAAATCAGACGTAATACCTTCATGAACTAACACTGCTTTTAATGCAAGCCCCATGTCTGCTGCTGGAGTAAATATTTAACAGCCTtaagaaatgcaaaatgtaaaaatgttttttgttagtAATTCACATAAAGAAACCACCACTGTACCGTTAGCTTCAGCtcaaacacatatatatttttcttgaaTGAGAAGCAGGGTCCGTTTATATTTTCCCCACATAAGCTACAAACATTTCCTTGGTTTAAAGTGCTCCACATTTTGAGTCATGTAATGAGTACTCATTAAAGAAAGGCACCAGTTTGAGCATAATGATGATTGTCATTATCCTGcttttttttagtcttttgttAAATAACGGCGGAGGGAGCAAAAGCAATTAACTCATTTTATTCAATTCATAAAATAATTCTAGtcatattattttctttgaaactaAATTAAAGCTTAAAATCATGTTTAGTCTCCAGGTGCTGAGATGAAATTAATGTGTAACCAATAACATGCACCTGAGTGCATCTATTTCTTAGCTGATTGAATTCCTGTCATCCAACGTAACTCAATGCCTGTTTCTATAGAGTAGTGCAGTACCTCAAGGTTCTGTCTTGGATCCTCTCTGTTCACATGCTGCATTTTCACAATGATGGCTACCTATACCTGCTGTTTTCAGTTCTGGGCTGATAAAAGTATGCACAACATAGATATGTGCTTGTAACAGCACATAttcagcaacagcaaaaattCAGTTTGAACAAGTGCAATGTGTACGATTCTGATTTTCAgaatttatgtttacatttgagaaaaaaattaaatctacaATTAGTTATTTCTTATTCATTGTTTCCATACCAGAATCGTGGCAGTGACATGAAGTTGGACCACCTTGCTAATGTGTTGAATAAAActtgaagaaaatgaaaggaacCAGTCACTTCAAGTTAATCATGTGATTTCAACTCACCCATTAGGTTGTAGCAGTCTTCATAGTGATCCACCTGGTACTGAGTAGACAAAGCCAAGAGGTATTCCTGCTCAGACCTTTCTCCAGGGGACAAACTGTAACTAGCTGCCCAGGACTTAATGCCCTCAACCAGCTGCTCACCAGGGCTCTCTGACTTGGATTCTAAAGAAACCAAAAGACAGACTACAGTTAACAATAACATCTTTTTAATACATTCTattatttctctgctctctcactgtgtgcgtgcgtgcgtgcgtgcgtgcgtgcgtgcgtgcgtgcgtgcgtgcgtgcgtgtgtgtgtgtgtgtgtgtgtacacaacaCCAGAGCAAAattttgcatcattttattttcagctaaAATAATTTGGTTTCTTCAGACTACAAGTGTAAAGGCTAACCCTAAACACCCAGTCAGCTAACACAAATCAATGGTACATCTACATATCTATAAATAAGACGATTAGCTGATTAATTAAACAATCCATGGACAGAAAATGTCTTGGCAATTATCTTGTCAATTGGCTGCTAAAAAGTTAAACTTAATTGTCTGGGTTAGGCTTCCGTAACATAGAGCTTTTACACATTGACCTTAATATTTCTAACCTCTGAATTTGAAACTAAAactggtatttttatttatcttgtgACATTTTTGAGACTGAAAAATTTATTCATTACCTTTATTATCTTCATCTTCCACTGTCCCCTGCTGATCTCCACTGCTTTTGCTCTTTACCACACATCCAACTCCAAGCGAAGAGTCTGAAGAGTGGCCATAAACACTGCCTGGGAGCGCAGAGCTTTGTGGATCATTCCCCAACACCACACAACCAGCACCAAGAGTTGAATAAGAGGAGTGGCCGTAGGCAACGCCTGGTTGCGGAGATGGAAGTGGTCCAGGTTTGGTTACAACACATCCAGTGCCTAAAGTTGAGTCTGAAGAATGACCATGGGCGCTGCCGGGTAGAGGAGAACGTTTGGGCTCCTCTCCTAAAACCACACATCCGATACCCAACACTGAGTCTGATGAGTGACCATGACAACTTCCAGGCAAAGGGGACTGGGCTGGCTCAGATCCAGACACCACACAGCCCAGTTGAAGGGTGCAGTCCGAGGCATGCCCATGCTTACTTGAGCGAGGTCTTGCTTCAGGTATGTTGGACACAAATTCCCCCACTTTTATATTGGCATCAGATGAGTGACCATGGACACTAGGAGTAGGGAGGGCTATGACAACTTCAGAAATATTTTCCCCAACTTTAATATGAGCATCTGAGCTGTGGCTACGGACATTAGGGGAGGGCAGAGGGGCAACTACATTTGGAACAAACTCCCCAACTTTGATGTGGGCATCTGAGGAGTGACCGTGAACCCTGGAGGAAGGTCGGGGAGCATCCACATCTGAAACAAGTTCTCCAATCTTAATGTGGGCATCTGAGGCATGACCATGGACATTTGCAGACGGGAGAGGAGCAGTCACGTCTGACACCAACTGTCCAACCTTAAAGTGAGAGTCAGAGGAGTGACCACAGAGGCTGGCTGACGgttgagaggcagaaacatttgaaatagcTTTGCCAACCTTTACGTGTGCACTGGAGACGGGACCATGAATCGCTAGCAGAGAAGTATTTTCACTGGCCTTATGTTGGTCACCTGAGCTGGGATGACAAGTGTTTGCCTCAAGCATCTTAAcctcacagacagaaagactTGTCACTATCGTCTGTCCACCATCATCCCAGTCTTGTCCTGGTGCGGTGGATGGTGCTTTAACAGCGACATCAACTTCTGCAGGCTCAACTGCTTTATGCtcatcttccttttcctcctctttactTTTGGAAACACCTGTTTCAGTCTCCTGTTCTGTCATTGGTGCAACTGCCTCTTGTTCATTGTCTGTGGTTGCACTACCATCATCTACCGGCTGTGTTGACTTTTGAGAGGGATCTTGGTGATCGCTGGCTTTACATGTGTTTTGGGGCTCTTCTGGTGTAAACTGGTCTAGAGGGAAGCCAGATTTGGAGGCTTGGCCAAAGGGGATGGGTTTAGGGACCTTCTCCTGGACTTGAAACATATTCTCCTCTATGGGgatgtgagagaaagaggggtggTTTTGGATCAAGTCAGGCTGGATTGCAGGTCCCCACCGAGGCCGGGGCCGAAGTAAGGCTTGGCCAGTGATACCTTCAAGTGGACTAAAGGGGGCACTGAAGTCATAGTCAACTAGTTTTGCTCCGTGGCTCACTTCAGGTAGGTCAGACCCAATCTCCTGCAAGGCCACAGCCACTTGCTGACTGTCAGGATTTGGTAGCTGGGGGAGAAAATCATTGACATCAATGTCTTCAGAGATAAGGGCAGGGTCTGCTGTAAGGGTGGACTGAGATGGATCCAGAGGTTTTGCTGATGTGTCATCAGACTCTTTGGTCGCAGTTTGCTGTGGCTCAGATGGCTCCTGAGGGGAAGATTCCTGTTCAAGGAAGATAATTTGAGGGTGAATATACACAGCACTTAAAAAGAGCATAAGATTGTTCAACAGCCAGTGTGTTGTCGTACCAATTTTTGTTGCGGTACATTCTGTTGTGCTGAGGGAACAGGTTGCAACACTTCCACAGGAGGTCTGGCTTGGCCCAAGGGATATTTCTCAAGCATTGCCTGAAGTGATGTCGCAAGAGCTTAGATTGTGCAGAAAATTACAGAATCTCCTCTGTCATATTAACCTTTCCCTCTGCATGTGGTCTTGCATGATAAGCACAACAAACCTGAGTGTGTTGCCTGTCATGGATGAAAAATTGGGAACGGGCTTCATCAAGCCTCATTCGCTGCACCCTCCACATGGCCCGTCTTTCTCTGCGGGCTGCATCCTCTGACAGACGGCTGTACTGAGCAATCAGCTCCTTCCTACAATTTGAGTGTAGAAACACACAAGCTACTAAATGATCGACCCGTGGATTTCACTTAAAGCAAATTGCAGAAATTGTACGTGCAGGAAAAGTGTCACACACATGGAGATTGAGCGTATGGTTGTTGTTGCCCACCCAGATGATGTTTCATAGCACACCATAAATACTATATTATTTGATTactgaattatttatatttgtagtactatatttatattttaatctgAGTGCAATTATATTTAAATCTGACTGCAATTATATTTAAATCTGAGTGTAAATCATCCTTATGTGGGACTGTGATGAGCATATTGGTCTGCCATATGTTTAagtgtgaatattttctttcacGATCTGTTATGGTTCTGAATTCAATTTTCTACGTACTCTCTTGTCAGCCACTTTAATGATCCACAAGcaattaatattatatatataaaaaaaaaaaactacacatttAATCAATAAAAGCTTCATTTTTACCCCTGACATTGAATTTTCCCCAATACATTTTGGATTGTATTAAGGGCTGAAGCTGCACATGTGGCGAAGCGGAGGGTtggaaaagctgcagatgatAAACAGCTTTGGTAAACTCTGATTTCAAACACAGCGCCAGCCTAAATGTCAGCCATTGTATGGAAAGCCACACATTCGTTTGCATTATGGGCTCTGTTAACATGCTCATACCTTAGCATCACAGTTATGAAAACTGTAGGGAAATTTTGCATTGAAAGAACCTGCAAAGACGCAACTGATGTCCCCTAATATAGTCCATGTCTTCAACTTAAAATACTGACATAGATTAAATCGATAAAGGATTAACTTGTCTAGTATGACTGTAAAAGCAGTACAGCCGTAATAGAAGTCCAACCTGGctctctgctccagctgctcctccaagGCTTGCAGTCTTTTCTCTCTATCCCTGAGCTCTCGGGCAAAGCTGAAGTCATCctcttcctgcttttttttgGCCGCACTTCGCCACTGGTGCgaaatacaaacacaagcacacacgaATAAGCTCTTGGCTTCTAAAAAGATACCACAAAAGCTGTacctgaaatatatatatttatacacaggTTTTTGTTCACAGGATTTTCCTCATCAAGCTTTGGACttgaattattttcaaaaatacagAGTAAGAAGActcctttgttttattcttgGCTCTATTGAGCCATTATACCACTGCTCACTAAGCCACTCATGCATGAGACATATGCACGCACAAgaacagttttaaaaacacaacactacCTCTTGTTCCTGCTCCAGGTGCTGTTTCAACTCTTCAAATCGCTCCCTCTTCTTGGCCTCTTCAGCCAGACGCTGTGACACCTGGCGCCctacaggaggaagaaaagataaCAGTGGGCTGCTTACCCTCCCACTTAGGAAAGTACATAAcatctccctctgcctctctttccgtctttcacacatgcagacatacacacacagaaaataatatcACCATCtgcctcacacaaacacactaatatGCCAAAACACACTCAGATCATCAGGCCAGACATTCCCCGAACAAACCACCACCCCTCCCAAAGTTTGCCACACatcttttgaaataataaatgatgtgTGGAGTTTGCTAAATTGTGCtagaaataataattagtttTCTCAACACGTTGTACTGGAAGCAGATCAAAAGCATTCCTCACTGTGGATCACTGCTGCTCTCCTTAGAGGAATGAACTGGGCTGATGGTCAAGAGTCAACAAGCAAATGTGACTTATGGGTACATATAAGGTATACTCAGTGGAGAGGTGAGGTGCATATATGTCGAGCAGCACAGAATATAAATAGCGTAttcacgtgtgtgtgcgtgtgagtgtgaatgtatCACTCACCGCGGATGCTCTCCAGGGTTTTGGCTGCTGACTCTCTGACCTGACTGATCAGCTCTTGGCGAGCCTGCTCTGTACGCAGGACCTAACAATATACAGCCAAAAGAATCATCATTAACTAAGATCTATCCACCTGCCCTGTAGCTCACCTCTCCTTCCCCGTTCTGCCAGTCAGTGCAGCCAGCAGCACACACTACACAGGCCATGCAAAACCATCAAGTTCCACTAAATCATGCCGTACATAGACGCCCCAGACTTCAAATGCATCATCTTAACAACTTGGCTGCTGAAATTCTCAGTACTTGAGGGGTAATGTCATAATTATGGATCATgctatggtaaaaaaaaaaaaaaaaaaaatgtgggggAGAGGGGTAAAAAGGGAAACTCCTCTCTTCATCTTGCAGGACAGTACCTGTGTAATGAcacttccttccctcccttcagTTCAGTCTtcccttgatttttttttttttatcatctaaGTGAGACTTTATGAGGTAATATACCATGATGGCTGTAAAGTGTAAAACTGGTCACAGATGAAAAACATCATTGATGAAAATTTTGACAAAAGTGAGGAGGTGCAAAATTTACAATGGCTTGAacttcaggaaaacaaaatgtaacgATGCATTATAGACGTGTCAGACTGCATGGACAGAAACTTGGGTATCTCAATACCTGCTCCTCCCTGCTGATGGCGCTGTGCTTAGCGATCCTCTCCATGCGTCCACGGTACACCGCACAGTCCCTCTCtatctcctccacctcctggaGGGAGAAAGTGACAGCAATTCGAGGAACCGGCAGCTCCGACCAGCAGATGTAGTGCTGCGGACACAAAGCAAACGGAAAGTCATTATCATAAAAGGAGCCTCGCTGAGTTATAGTGGCAAGAAAAAGAATGTGAGCTATTTGGAATGAACTAGCTTTTCTGCATTAATTGGTCATAAAATGTGATGTGATCCTCAACTAAGTCACAAGTAGAGACAAACATGATGTATTTAAACTAATAACACGAGCATTTATAATCATTACAATCAGTTTTAGATCCTGCAAACCCATTAAATATACACAGAGCAAGTTTAGAAGGAATCTAGGACCATTCTTCCCGAAGAAATTAGTCAGCTCAGGCGTATTCTTATGATTAGGGACTCAAGCTATTTTACATCATTTCTTTTGGGTTTAGTGTACTGAGCAGGTGGATttcctttgtttaaaaattATTCAGCAGTAGATCTACTTGGTGCCTCCCACTTTAAGCTGTTGAGTCTGGTTTTGCTCAACATCTGCTGCTGAATATATGATAATAAAAAGCTAATactgtgttgttattttatgg contains:
- the tubgcp6 gene encoding gamma-tubulin complex component 6; this translates as MYHVPNSSMTPPSSSSSSITELLGSLCDCSLSGVSWKRRALGGVSREAFHRALKKRAYGALLSKLFQDGTKGSALAQSTIATTPPRNKVLMISFDLRVAGCREEAERLEEQLERLPEGASSGLKEVDAVLELLVHLAGSAPPPHTSFSRDYMRRERPVLRRPRPWDYQSEELQRLEARAWGLVCGEEWGNMESLCGTQRLMDAPPGTGLLALRTKMEVEERFEKETRMTLFGALQHTRTSDMDIRLDLPPIPSNIDVTGLAIRVPPSLDQSEDEGFQSASNLTPDSQSEPSSIPDVDIWEAVRTFEPGKRRCWESVGCPPGKRESLYLTEGGREAFDQLYRLWEGEIRVVSTSTPSPILPLPLDSQTQLVSDLLNVLIGVASTTFPLNQSIQFDVRPGVCVSGASPESVSRLLGELAQYGTYYLRLSRFSLQSADKKGLVFQAFTGGLKKYLHYYRACVLSTPPTLSLLTIGFLFRKVGRQLRYLSELCCVDGPLGAGQATFPVGVKLLSYLYNEAQNNCSNENYPVLLSLLKSSCGPYTRFVSDWVYSGVFRDVYGEFMIQVNEEYLSFRDKHFWVQGYTLISKDVEDCVPLFLRHIANEVYVCGKTINLLKICCPQHYICWSELPVPRIAVTFSLQEVEEIERDCAVYRGRMERIAKHSAISREEQVLRTEQARQELISQVRESAAKTLESIRGRQVSQRLAEEAKKRERFEELKQHLEQEQEWRSAAKKKQEEDDFSFARELRDREKRLQALEEQLEQRARKELIAQYSRLSEDAARRERRAMWRVQRMRLDEARSQFFIHDRQHTQAMLEKYPLGQARPPVEVLQPVPSAQQNVPQQKLESSPQEPSEPQQTATKESDDTSAKPLDPSQSTLTADPALISEDIDVNDFLPQLPNPDSQQVAVALQEIGSDLPEVSHGAKLVDYDFSAPFSPLEGITGQALLRPRPRWGPAIQPDLIQNHPSFSHIPIEENMFQVQEKVPKPIPFGQASKSGFPLDQFTPEEPQNTCKASDHQDPSQKSTQPVDDGSATTDNEQEAVAPMTEQETETGVSKSKEEEKEDEHKAVEPAEVDVAVKAPSTAPGQDWDDGGQTIVTSLSVCEVKMLEANTCHPSSGDQHKASENTSLLAIHGPVSSAHVKVGKAISNVSASQPSASLCGHSSDSHFKVGQLVSDVTAPLPSANVHGHASDAHIKIGELVSDVDAPRPSSRVHGHSSDAHIKVGEFVPNVVAPLPSPNVRSHSSDAHIKVGENISEVVIALPTPSVHGHSSDANIKVGEFVSNIPEARPRSSKHGHASDCTLQLGCVVSGSEPAQSPLPGSCHGHSSDSVLGIGCVVLGEEPKRSPLPGSAHGHSSDSTLGTGCVVTKPGPLPSPQPGVAYGHSSYSTLGAGCVVLGNDPQSSALPGSVYGHSSDSSLGVGCVVKSKSSGDQQGTVEDEDNKESKSESPGEQLVEGIKSWAASYSLSPGERSEQEYLLALSTQYQVDHYEDCYNLMASSPECQLLKQVTRGPWGLPMDPTLRRATDTTAVQLSEMVSLPVLIKHSVTTPLITHVSLVNKAVVDYFFVELGVESHFEALRHFLLMEDGEFAQSLSDLLFEKMGCGQTPGELLTPLVLNSILSKALQYSLHGDTPLAGNFTFALRFLPETFHPHAPDSLNCLELRYKVDWPLNIIITDSCMNKYNRLFSFLLQLKHMVWSLRDVWFHLKRTALVKGAGRSVQFRQLQLYRHEMQHFVKVIQGYIANQILQVSWSEFTAKLAAASDLDAIHRTHADYLNRAIFRGLLTDKAAPVMNIIHSIFSLILKFRAQLIAQPWDSQQGEAVHPSFIAMQQSYNTFKYYSHFLFKVVTKLVNRGYQPHLEDFLLRINFNNYYKDS